DNA from Sorangium aterium:
CCGAGATCGCCGGCCGCCAGCTCGAGCTCGCGGAGGAGCGCCACGCGCTCGCCGAGGAGCGCGACAAACTCGCGAGGGAGCGCGACGGCTTGAGCCGGGAGCGCGACGGCATCGCGAAGGAGCGCGACACGATCGAGCGGGAGCGGGACAACCTGAGCCGGGAGCGCGACGGGCTCGCGAAGGAGCGCGACACCCTCGAGCGGGAGTGCACGACGCTCACCCGCAAGGTGAACGATCTCGCGCAGCGCGGCCCCGACATCGACGTCGACTCGCTCGTGGACGCCGTGCTCCGCGCCACCGCCGGCGAGCGGGTGCGCGTCCCGCCGGGCTCGCCGCAGGAGCTCTCGCGCCTCTACTCCGAGCTCAGCGGCATCGCGGAGCGGATCACCCAGGCGGAGCTGCGCGACAAGCAGCGCCGCTCGGAGCTGGCGCAGGCCACGGTGCTCCTCGACGAGCTCTTGCCCAAGCTCAGCGACGGCGTGAGCAGCGTCATGCACGCGAGCGAGCAGGCGACCGTGTACATCCGCGAGATGACGACCGCCCTCGCCAACATCGCGCAGTCGGTCGAGTCGCTCGCGTCGAGCGCCGAGGAGTCGAGCTCGAGCATCCTCGAGATGACGGCCACGAACGAGGAGGTCGCCGAGAACGTCGGCGAGCTCGGGTCGAGCGTGCGCGAGACGGTCTCGTCGATCGAGGAGATGGCCTACTCCATCCGCGAGGTCGCGAAGAACGTCGACGCTCTGGCGCTGACGGCCGAGGAGACGAGCTCCTCGATGAACCAGATGGACGTCTCGATCGACCAGGTCCAGTCGAACGCGAACGAGACGGCGCGGCTCTCGGAGGAGGTGGCGACCGACGCCGAGAAGGGCGCCGAGGCGATCCTGAAGACGATCGGCGAGATCTACCGCATCAAGGAGTCGAGCCAGGAGGCCGTGGCGGTCATCTCGAACCTCGGCTTCCGCATCGAGGCGATCGGGCAGATCCTGGCCGTCATCGACGACGTC
Protein-coding regions in this window:
- a CDS encoding methyl-accepting chemotaxis protein, giving the protein MNSKQLSIPIAAILAFIGLGLSFASKSLAEFSGQLFMVFGFSAAAAVVYASFGGKGGVPLGGLRDALRGAARGKRPKLPEGAPADVAETYEQIAEIAGRQLELAEERHALAEERDKLARERDGLSRERDGIAKERDTIERERDNLSRERDGLAKERDTLERECTTLTRKVNDLAQRGPDIDVDSLVDAVLRATAGERVRVPPGSPQELSRLYSELSGIAERITQAELRDKQRRSELAQATVLLDELLPKLSDGVSSVMHASEQATVYIREMTTALANIAQSVESLASSAEESSSSILEMTATNEEVAENVGELGSSVRETVSSIEEMAYSIREVAKNVDALALTAEETSSSMNQMDVSIDQVQSNANETARLSEEVATDAEKGAEAILKTIGEIYRIKESSQEAVAVISNLGFRIEAIGQILAVIDDVAEQTNLLALNAAIIAAQAGEHGKGFAVVADEIKDLAERAGGSTKEIAELIKTIQSESKNAIAAVERGAHNVDRGVEVSNEAERALKKILESSQKSTNMVRAIARATVEQAKGSKQVTDAIGRIAETVQQIAAATAEQARGSELIMKSAEKMRTITQHVERSSQEQARGGRQITSAIEQISNMVHSLNASHRSQTRGGEQLVEAGKRIEEAARQQDQAVRQLLSASERMRRTAAI